In Gemmatimonadota bacterium, a single genomic region encodes these proteins:
- the acnA gene encoding aconitate hydratase AcnA, translating to MSHPSATDPFGTLVSLDLAEGSASCHRLGGLEDAGIVDDLAALPFTIRVLLENALGLLGGATTAAHVEAVAAWSPETSGFELPFMPARVVLQDFTGVPAVVDLAAMRDGIKALGGDPDRINPVVPVDLVIDHSVQVDHFGFADAFRLNVEREFERNRERYALLRWAQQAFDNFSVVPPGTGIVHQVNLEHLASVVHRNESGGPMLYPDTLVGTDSHTTMVNGLGVLGWGVGGIEAEAVMLGQPYYMLLPEVVGVRLSGSLPRGSTATDLVLRVTELLREHGVVGRFVEYHGPGLDALSLPDRATLANMSPEYGATVGFFPVDAQALAYLRGTGRSEAHIERVERASRTMGLFRTDGTPDPRYTSSVALDLGSVEPSLAGPRRPQDRIRMSEMRESFTRDLPGLLPAGASANGRSAASNGSGTERTAGSLDHGSVVIASITSCTNTSNPSVMVGAGLLAKAAVERGLSVPDAVKTAMAPGSGVVTDYLEQAGLLPYLEALGFHVVGYGCMTCIGNSGPLPVAVQREVEDGGLVVASVLSGNRNFEARIHPAVRANYLASPVLVVAYAIAGRVDIDLSAEPLGTGSDGSAVFLSDIWPSPEEVRDTISASLKPEMFAKRYARVADGDANWRNLPLPEEGGLFEWEPESTYVRYPPFFEGMASDATPPTDIRGARTLAVLGQSVTTDHISPAGAIAKAGSAGSYLRSLGVAVKDFNTFGARRGNHEVMMRGTFANVRIRNLLLGGREGGRTIHHPSGEEMSIYAAALRYREDGTPLVVLAGAEYGTGSSRDWAAKGTALLGVRAVIAESYERIHRSNLVGMGVLPLEFMPGESPGALGLDGTEVYDVLGIENGLAPRAEVDIVARGDGRETRFGAVARLDSEVDVRYYREGGILRAVLRQMTKEEVV from the coding sequence GTGAGCCATCCATCCGCCACAGACCCTTTCGGAACCCTCGTATCTCTCGACCTCGCCGAAGGGAGCGCCTCGTGCCACCGTCTGGGCGGCCTCGAGGATGCGGGTATCGTCGACGATCTTGCCGCTCTGCCCTTCACCATCCGAGTGCTCCTCGAGAACGCGCTTGGCCTCCTCGGCGGGGCGACCACCGCGGCCCATGTGGAGGCGGTGGCCGCCTGGAGTCCGGAGACCTCCGGCTTCGAGCTCCCCTTCATGCCCGCCCGCGTCGTACTCCAGGATTTCACCGGCGTCCCGGCCGTGGTGGATCTCGCCGCTATGCGCGACGGTATCAAGGCTCTGGGGGGCGACCCGGATCGCATCAACCCGGTCGTGCCGGTAGACCTGGTCATCGACCACTCGGTCCAAGTGGATCACTTCGGCTTCGCCGACGCCTTCCGACTCAACGTGGAGCGCGAGTTCGAACGCAACCGGGAACGCTACGCGCTGTTACGCTGGGCGCAACAGGCCTTCGACAACTTCTCCGTGGTGCCGCCGGGCACCGGCATCGTACATCAGGTGAACCTCGAACACCTGGCTTCGGTGGTCCACCGAAACGAGAGCGGCGGGCCGATGCTCTACCCCGACACGCTCGTCGGCACCGACTCGCACACGACGATGGTGAACGGTCTCGGCGTGCTGGGATGGGGCGTGGGCGGCATCGAGGCGGAGGCGGTCATGCTCGGGCAGCCCTACTACATGCTGCTTCCCGAGGTGGTCGGCGTGCGCTTGAGCGGATCCCTGCCGCGCGGCTCCACCGCGACCGACCTCGTCCTGAGGGTTACCGAGCTGCTCCGCGAGCACGGCGTGGTGGGGCGCTTCGTCGAATACCACGGTCCGGGTCTGGATGCGCTCTCGCTTCCCGACCGCGCGACCCTAGCCAACATGTCGCCCGAGTACGGGGCCACCGTCGGTTTCTTTCCGGTGGACGCCCAAGCGCTCGCATACCTGCGTGGCACCGGCAGAAGCGAGGCTCACATCGAGCGGGTGGAACGCGCCTCCAGAACGATGGGGCTCTTCCGCACCGACGGGACGCCGGACCCCCGGTACACCTCCTCGGTGGCGCTCGACCTCGGTTCGGTCGAACCGTCGCTCGCCGGACCCAGGCGACCTCAGGACCGGATCCGCATGAGCGAGATGCGCGAAAGCTTCACCCGCGACCTCCCCGGCCTCCTGCCCGCCGGCGCGTCCGCGAACGGAAGAAGCGCGGCGTCGAACGGCTCGGGAACGGAGCGCACCGCCGGCTCGCTCGACCACGGCAGCGTGGTGATTGCGTCCATTACGAGCTGCACCAACACTTCCAACCCCTCCGTGATGGTCGGCGCCGGTCTGCTCGCGAAGGCGGCGGTCGAGCGCGGTCTCTCGGTTCCCGATGCCGTGAAGACGGCGATGGCGCCCGGGAGCGGCGTGGTTACGGACTATCTCGAGCAGGCCGGACTCCTTCCCTACCTCGAAGCCCTGGGCTTTCACGTTGTGGGCTACGGCTGCATGACCTGCATCGGCAACAGCGGTCCGCTGCCCGTCGCCGTGCAGCGCGAGGTCGAGGATGGAGGATTGGTGGTGGCGTCGGTGCTCTCCGGCAACCGTAATTTCGAAGCTCGGATCCATCCGGCGGTCCGCGCCAACTACCTCGCCTCGCCGGTCCTGGTAGTGGCCTACGCGATCGCCGGGCGGGTCGATATCGATCTGAGCGCCGAACCACTCGGTACGGGCTCCGACGGCAGCGCAGTCTTTCTCTCAGACATCTGGCCGTCTCCCGAGGAGGTCAGGGACACCATCTCCGCCTCGCTGAAGCCGGAGATGTTCGCGAAACGCTACGCCCGCGTGGCCGACGGCGACGCCAACTGGCGCAACCTGCCTCTTCCCGAGGAGGGAGGGCTATTCGAGTGGGAACCGGAATCGACATACGTTCGCTATCCTCCGTTCTTCGAAGGCATGGCTTCGGACGCGACTCCCCCGACCGACATCCGCGGTGCGCGGACGCTGGCGGTGCTGGGGCAGTCGGTCACCACGGACCACATCTCGCCGGCCGGAGCCATAGCCAAGGCGGGATCGGCCGGCAGCTACCTGCGTTCGCTGGGAGTCGCGGTGAAGGATTTCAACACCTTCGGTGCGCGGCGCGGCAACCACGAGGTGATGATGCGGGGCACCTTCGCGAACGTGCGCATCAGAAACCTTCTGCTCGGCGGACGCGAGGGCGGCCGCACCATCCATCATCCCAGCGGCGAGGAGATGAGCATCTACGCCGCCGCTCTGAGATACCGGGAGGACGGGACGCCGCTGGTGGTGCTGGCGGGAGCGGAGTACGGCACGGGCAGCTCGAGGGACTGGGCCGCCAAGGGTACCGCGCTACTCGGCGTGCGCGCCGTGATCGCCGAGAGCTACGAGCGCATCCACCGCAGCAATCTCGTCGGGATGGGCGTGCTGCCTTTGGAATTCATGCCGGGTGAAAGCCCCGGCGCGCTCGGTCTGGACGGCACCGAGGTGTACGACGTGCTCGGCATCGAGAACGGGCTCGCGCCTCGGGCCGAAGTGGACATCGTCGCACGGGGCGACGGCCGTGAAACCCGATTCGGCGCCGTGGCCCGTCTTGATTCCGAGGTGGACGTCCGCTACTACCGGGAAGGGGGTATCCTGCGGGCGGTGCTGCGGCAGATGACGAAGGAGGAGGTCGTCTAG
- a CDS encoding citrate synthase, with product MEAEAGAEKSPTLRMRDDRTGREYASQILEGDVVRAMDLRRIRVEDSDFGMMSYDPSFSNTASTRSAVTYVDGGKGVLRHRGYPIDQLAERSSFLEVSFLILNGELPTADELEAFEKTVAAEYALPAHMDGLFDSFPHAASPMAMVMTGVSALAAVSPEARDVTDPEARRRETVKLIAKMPTLAAHAFRRSLGEPYLAPVGGSYAGNFLHMLFDSDDGERDPNPVFEKALDLLFVLHADHEQNCSTTAMRVIGSSHADPYSALAGAIGALSGPLHGGANEAVLRMLRRIGTVDRIPEFLDGVKDKRERLMGFGHRVYRAYDPRASIIKRAADEVFQVAGRNPLLDVAVELERIALDEDYFISRNLYPNVDFYSGLIYQAIGLPMGMFPVLFAVPRTVGWLTQWDEMLRDPEQRIARPRQVYVGHDERPYVGVDARE from the coding sequence ATGGAAGCGGAAGCAGGAGCTGAGAAGAGCCCCACTCTGAGAATGCGGGACGACCGCACCGGGAGGGAATATGCCTCTCAGATTCTCGAGGGCGACGTGGTTCGCGCCATGGACCTTAGGAGAATCAGAGTCGAGGATTCGGATTTCGGCATGATGTCGTACGATCCGTCCTTTTCGAACACGGCGAGCACACGCTCCGCCGTAACCTACGTCGACGGCGGCAAGGGCGTCTTGCGCCACCGAGGCTACCCGATCGACCAGCTTGCGGAGCGGTCGAGCTTCCTGGAGGTGTCCTTCCTGATCCTCAACGGGGAACTTCCGACGGCGGACGAACTGGAAGCCTTCGAGAAGACGGTCGCGGCCGAGTACGCCTTGCCGGCGCACATGGACGGCCTCTTCGACTCGTTCCCGCACGCGGCATCGCCCATGGCGATGGTCATGACCGGAGTGAGCGCCTTGGCGGCGGTCTCGCCGGAGGCCCGCGATGTGACCGATCCCGAGGCTCGCCGGCGCGAGACCGTCAAGCTCATCGCCAAGATGCCGACGCTGGCCGCTCACGCATTTCGCCGGAGTTTGGGAGAGCCCTATTTGGCCCCGGTCGGCGGGAGCTATGCCGGCAACTTCCTTCATATGCTCTTCGACAGCGACGACGGCGAGCGGGACCCCAACCCGGTCTTCGAGAAGGCCCTCGACCTGCTTTTCGTTCTCCACGCCGACCATGAGCAGAACTGCTCGACGACGGCGATGCGGGTGATCGGCTCGTCTCACGCCGACCCCTATTCGGCGCTGGCGGGCGCGATCGGCGCCCTGTCCGGACCGCTCCACGGCGGAGCCAACGAGGCGGTTCTGCGCATGTTGCGCCGGATCGGCACCGTCGACCGGATTCCCGAGTTCCTCGACGGCGTGAAGGACAAACGGGAAAGACTCATGGGCTTCGGACACCGGGTTTACCGCGCCTACGATCCGCGCGCCAGCATCATCAAGCGTGCCGCCGACGAGGTATTTCAGGTAGCAGGGCGCAATCCGCTTCTCGATGTCGCCGTCGAGCTCGAGCGCATCGCTCTCGACGAGGACTACTTCATCTCCCGCAACCTCTACCCGAACGTCGATTTCTACTCCGGACTCATCTATCAGGCGATCGGTCTTCCGATGGGGATGTTCCCCGTGCTCTTCGCCGTTCCGCGCACGGTCGGTTGGTTGACGCAGTGGGACGAGATGCTTCGAGATCCCGAGCAGCGCATCGCGAGACCTCGACAGGTCTACGTGGGTCACGACGAGAGGCCGTACGTGGGCGTGGATGCCCGGGAATGA
- a CDS encoding MBL fold metallo-hydrolase, whose protein sequence is MPGNDPTAVGDLTLIDLRHQGNGGAIACYLLDAEGPTIVDPGPSTTVDRLVDELAARGVGRDDLRHVLLTHVHLDHAGATGHLLRRFPQAKVWLHADAAPHLIDPTRLVASTRRTFGAMHDELWGEVLPAAGSRVEAVGLGWRLGRLRAIHTPGHISHHLAYLDEGEGTLYSGDSMGIVLGGGPTHPPTPPPAVDLRAWENTLAALAAFGIERFAATHFGTHSDFEKRRTDLADRLCKLEAEVRQAMARNDDGAGARYHERALAEQSVGRDDSDRKAMKRYFDTFPARTDWAGVVFYLERNP, encoded by the coding sequence ATGCCCGGGAATGACCCCACGGCGGTAGGCGACCTGACCCTGATCGATCTCCGCCATCAGGGAAACGGAGGAGCGATCGCCTGTTATCTGCTCGATGCCGAAGGGCCGACGATAGTCGATCCCGGTCCGTCCACGACCGTCGACAGACTCGTGGACGAGCTGGCGGCTCGGGGTGTCGGCCGAGACGATCTCAGGCACGTGCTGCTGACGCACGTCCATCTCGACCATGCCGGAGCGACCGGCCATCTTCTCAGACGTTTCCCGCAGGCCAAGGTGTGGCTTCACGCCGACGCCGCTCCTCACCTGATCGATCCCACCCGACTTGTGGCGAGCACGCGCAGGACCTTCGGCGCGATGCACGACGAGCTCTGGGGCGAGGTCTTGCCGGCGGCCGGGAGCAGGGTCGAGGCGGTCGGGCTCGGCTGGCGGCTGGGACGGCTCAGGGCGATTCACACTCCCGGTCACATTTCCCATCATCTCGCCTACCTCGACGAGGGGGAAGGCACCCTCTACTCCGGCGATTCCATGGGGATCGTGCTGGGAGGCGGACCGACCCACCCTCCCACGCCTCCGCCTGCCGTCGATCTCCGAGCATGGGAGAACACGCTCGCCGCGCTGGCCGCTTTCGGAATCGAGCGTTTCGCGGCCACGCACTTCGGAACGCATTCCGACTTCGAGAAGCGTCGCACCGATTTGGCCGACCGACTGTGCAAGCTCGAGGCCGAAGTACGTCAAGCCATGGCCAGGAACGACGACGGGGCGGGCGCCCGCTACCACGAGAGAGCGCTGGCCGAGCAGTCGGTGGGGCGAGATGACTCCGACCGGAAGGCGATGAAGCGATATTTCGACACCTTTCCCGCGCGAACCGACTGGGCCGGCGTCGTCTTTTACCTGGAGCGAAACCCCTAG